The genomic segment CGTACGCGTAGCGAAGGTCACAGGTCGATGCCTCTTAGCAGGCTCGAAACAAACGGGACGCAAGGGCGAAATTCCGCACCGGCACGCTTCGGGGCATGAGCAATGGCGCCGACTCCTTCACGACGCAGGCCCGGCGTGGCCCGCGCGTGCGGAGAGGACGCACTATTGAGAAGCCACCGTCAGGGTTGAGGACGGACCTGACGGTGACCGCTGGATCGGCTTCCCGGTCCGGCGAAGAGGAGTCGTGGCGCGCGCCGGCCGGAGGTACGGCGGAGAACGCAGGCGTGACATGGGAGCGGGTCGACGCTGAGGACGGCGGGATCCGAGCGTGCCCTTCGGTGGACCGGACGGCCGCGCCACGACTTCTTGAACAGCTGCGATGACCGACCGCACGGGGGGAACGCGCCGGACGGTGATCACGGCGGCCGCGCTGGCCGAGCCGGCCGCGTCGCTGTCCGGATACACGATCGGGGTCACCGCGGACCGCCGCCGGGACGAGCTGGCCACCCTGCTGGAGGGCCGCGGGGCCCGCGTGGTGCTGGCCCCCGCGCTGCGGATCGTCCCGATCGCCGACGACGCCGAGCTGCGCGCCGCCACCCGGGCCTGCCTCGACAATCCGCCCGACATCGTGCTGGTCAACACCGGTATCGGCATGCGCGGCTGGCTGGAGGCGGCCGAGGGCTGGGGGCTGGCCGAGCCGCTGCGGGGCGTGCTGTCGCACGCCTACCTGGTCGCTCGCGGGCCCAAGGCACGCGCCGCGGTGCGGTCGGCCGGGCTGCACGACCAATGGTCCCCCGAAGGGGAGAGCTACGACGAGGTGATCGACCACCTCAGGGCCCGCGGCATAGCCGGCTTGACCGTCGCGATGCAGCTGCACGGTGAGAGCCAGCCCGAATACACCGAGGCGCTGGAGCAGGCGGGCGCCCGGGTGGTCGAGGTACCGGTCTACCGCTGGGCCGCGCCGACCGACCCGGCTCCCCTGCACCGCCTGGTCGACCTGATCACGGCCCGTCTGGTCGACGCGGTCACGTTCACCGCGGCCCCGGCCGTGCAGGCGTTGCTGCGCGCAGCCGGCCCCAGCTCCGAAGCCGTGCTCGACGCCCTGCGCGGCGACGTGCTGGCGGCCTGCGTGGGTCCGGTCACGGCCGCTCCGCTGCGCCGCCACAACGTGCCGGTGGTGGCCCCGGCCCGGGCCCGGCTGAGCGCCCTGGTCCGCACCATCGTCGACGAGTTGCCCCAGCGCGCCGTCTCGCTCGAGGTGGCCGGGCACTCGCTCACCCTGCGGGGCCACGCCGCGATAGTCGACGGCGAACTACGCCCTCTGGCCCCGGCCCCGATGGCCGTGCTGCGGGCCCTCGCCGCCGTGCCGGGCCGCGTGCTCTCCCGCGCCGCCTTGCTGCACGCCCTCCCCCGGGGCGCCGACGAACACGCCGTGGAAATGGCCGTGGCCCGCCTCCGGGCCGGCCTGAGCGCCCCCGGCGTCATCCAGACAGTCGTCAAACGGGGCTACCGGCTGCCGGTGTAACCCGCGCGCGGAAAAGATCAGCGCGGCCGGTCAACGGTTCTGGTTTTCGGGCGCAACCATTTACGCAGGTCGCCCGGGCGGGTTGAGCGTTCTGGGCGCGCCAGCGCCCTGCTCAGCCCGCCCGGGCCCCCGCGGGAGCGACGGCCCGTACCCCCACCCCGCGAGGACCAAAGGAATTTGATCTTGAGGCCGCGAATCAGCCGACGGGTGCCGGATATCCGCCCTGTTCGCTGATCAGCGTGGCCATGGCGTGCTCCACGACGGCCACCAGCACCTGCTTGACCGAGTCGCGGTGGCGGGCGTCGCACATCACCAGCGGCACGTGCGGCGGGATGGCCAGCGCCTCCCGCACCTCGTCGGGCTCGTAGCGCGGCGCGCCGTCGAAGCAGTTCAGGGCGACCAAGTAGGGCAGGTGCCGATTCTCGAAGTAGTCGAGCGGGGCGAACGCGTCGGCGATCCGGCGCGTGTCGACCAGCACGGCCGCGCCGACCGCGCCCCGGATGAGCTCGTCCCACATGAACCAGAACCGGGTCTGCCCGGGCGTGCCGAAAAGGTAGAGGATCAGGTCGTCGGCCATCGTGATGCGGCCGAAGTCCATCGCCACCGTGGTGGTCCCCTTGCCGGGCACCTTGGAGGCGTCGTCGACCCCTTGACCGGCCGAGGTCATCACGGCCTCGGTGGTCAGCGGCTCGATCTCGGAGACCGCCCCGACCAGCGTCGTCTTGCCCACGCCGAATCCCCCGGCGACGACAATTTTCGCTGAGGTGATCTCTTTGGGTTGCGCCCCCGCTCGCTCAGAGCTTGCGAAGTCCACTCAACACCCTTTCCAGCAGGTTCATCCGCTCCGAGAACCCAGTTTTGGGAGCGGCGCTGTGCAACGAGAGCAGTCCGTCGGCCACCATGTCAGCGACCAGGACTCGCGCCACACCGAGCGGTAGCCCGGTGAGCGCCGAGAGCTCGGCCAGCGATTGCGCCTTCGCCTCGCACAGCACGGCGATGCGGTACTTGTCATGCCCGGCGAACCGGGCCTCTTGCAGACCGGCCTGGCTGGCGACCAGGACCGCCTCGATCGGGATGTCCCGGCGCGGTTCGGTGCGTCCACGGGTGACCGCGTACGGACGCACCAGGTTGCCTCTCGGATCCTGCGGCTGGCCCATCGCGCGATCACCCCCTTCCATCGAACCGGCGACTAGTGATTGACAGTTTCCCGAGGGGCCGGCGACAGCGACGCGCCGACCCGCTCGACCAGCAGCGCCATCTCGTAGCCGACCTGACCGACGTCGCAGCTGCGCGCGGCCAGCACGGCCATCGAGGAGCCGTCGCTGATCGTCATGAGGAACAGATAGCCGGAGTCCATCTCGATGATCGTCTGCTGGACCTCGCCCGCGTTGAACATGCGCGACGCGCCCTCGGTCAGGCTGACCACACCGGACGTGATGGCCGCGAGCTGGTCGGCCCGGTCGGCCGGCAGGTCACGCGACGCGGCGAGCAGGATGCCGTCCGCGGAGACCGCCACGACGTGGGCG from the Paractinoplanes abujensis genome contains:
- a CDS encoding uroporphyrinogen-III synthase, with protein sequence MTDRTGGTRRTVITAAALAEPAASLSGYTIGVTADRRRDELATLLEGRGARVVLAPALRIVPIADDAELRAATRACLDNPPDIVLVNTGIGMRGWLEAAEGWGLAEPLRGVLSHAYLVARGPKARAAVRSAGLHDQWSPEGESYDEVIDHLRARGIAGLTVAMQLHGESQPEYTEALEQAGARVVEVPVYRWAAPTDPAPLHRLVDLITARLVDAVTFTAAPAVQALLRAAGPSSEAVLDALRGDVLAACVGPVTAAPLRRHNVPVVAPARARLSALVRTIVDELPQRAVSLEVAGHSLTLRGHAAIVDGELRPLAPAPMAVLRALAAVPGRVLSRAALLHALPRGADEHAVEMAVARLRAGLSAPGVIQTVVKRGYRLPV
- a CDS encoding GTP-binding protein, coding for MDFASSERAGAQPKEITSAKIVVAGGFGVGKTTLVGAVSEIEPLTTEAVMTSAGQGVDDASKVPGKGTTTVAMDFGRITMADDLILYLFGTPGQTRFWFMWDELIRGAVGAAVLVDTRRIADAFAPLDYFENRHLPYLVALNCFDGAPRYEPDEVREALAIPPHVPLVMCDARHRDSVKQVLVAVVEHAMATLISEQGGYPAPVG
- a CDS encoding DUF742 domain-containing protein, which encodes MGQPQDPRGNLVRPYAVTRGRTEPRRDIPIEAVLVASQAGLQEARFAGHDKYRIAVLCEAKAQSLAELSALTGLPLGVARVLVADMVADGLLSLHSAAPKTGFSERMNLLERVLSGLRKL
- a CDS encoding roadblock/LC7 domain-containing protein, which produces MTRPPTMQDMGWLLNNFANSVAGIAHVVAVSADGILLAASRDLPADRADQLAAITSGVVSLTEGASRMFNAGEVQQTIIEMDSGYLFLMTISDGSSMAVLAARSCDVGQVGYEMALLVERVGASLSPAPRETVNH